One genomic region from Halobacteriovoraceae bacterium encodes:
- a CDS encoding DUF2384 domain-containing protein yields the protein MEALVPKPLESSSPEDLHKGLYKILHGIQKEFGFDEVVIAKLLHKPRTTVNGWFKNGSVKVSKDKYTPDDVQIYELIELYDTISSYFVKTEDQVKWLETEHRAFNKLSPLLYIFEHPSHLRDVRRYLEARMNP from the coding sequence ATGGAAGCATTAGTTCCAAAACCTTTAGAATCATCATCACCTGAAGACCTTCATAAAGGCCTTTATAAGATACTACATGGAATTCAAAAAGAGTTTGGGTTCGACGAGGTCGTAATTGCAAAGCTCTTACATAAGCCACGAACGACAGTTAATGGATGGTTCAAAAACGGTAGTGTTAAAGTCTCAAAAGATAAGTACACACCAGATGATGTACAGATTTATGAACTTATCGAGCTTTATGACACAATATCTAGTTATTTTGTAAAAACAGAAGATCAAGTGAAGTGGTTAGAAACAGAGCATCGTGCTTTTAATAAACTTTCACCGCTTTTATATATCTTTGAGCATCCAAGTCACCTTCGAGACGTTAGAAGATACTTAGAGGCCAGGATGAATCCATGA
- a CDS encoding RES family NAD+ phosphorylase codes for MTLFRCSVLKKRNSNKFLDTPDEVYAVGEVLDEIDWPDHFKRTGGITSKGVTRFGPEGYDTWPLYASEKDDTTFYEFAYWKLKDWENELGMQTNASLIKLDFHPNNKPIDVQGEANKDQILDTKSYVHSHQWIQGLSNIPESVSYPSVRDPQGGGINFAVYEENAVSNFSFYQSVTMIIIDEFNVEVIFPNKTKVTVTPIK; via the coding sequence ATGACACTATTTCGTTGTTCTGTATTAAAGAAAAGAAATTCAAATAAGTTTCTCGATACTCCTGATGAAGTTTACGCTGTAGGAGAAGTTCTTGATGAGATTGATTGGCCAGATCATTTTAAAAGAACTGGTGGGATTACCTCTAAAGGGGTAACTCGGTTTGGCCCAGAAGGTTATGATACTTGGCCACTATATGCTAGTGAAAAAGATGATACTACATTTTATGAGTTTGCGTATTGGAAGCTTAAAGATTGGGAAAATGAGTTAGGTATGCAAACCAATGCAAGCCTTATAAAATTAGACTTTCATCCAAACAATAAGCCGATTGATGTTCAGGGCGAAGCAAATAAAGATCAAATACTAGATACAAAGAGTTATGTTCATTCTCATCAATGGATTCAAGGCTTATCAAATATTCCTGAATCAGTTTCATATCCTTCTGTGCGTGATCCGCAAGGGGGAGGCATTAATTTTGCTGTATATGAAGAAAATGCAGTTTCTAATTTTTCATTTTATCAGTCAGTAACAATGATAATAATAGATGAATTCAATGTTGAGGTTATCTTTCCAAATAAAACCAAAGTTACGGTTACACCAATAAAGTAA
- a CDS encoding TraC family protein produces MSSSIVNSALSGKTIFTEALFSRPESLSKYLPYDEFIKDENLFLMKDGSLGAVYKVRLVEHEPLVVSKIVDSVSRLKTWLGLPSSYTLQLLFDQRIIGPLDNRWNELLNDDKGHVVSKLLHKEAVERTRKSSPYERVLYLAIRNCSVDNKSFVSNFFKKGEALLFDETKSFIKRLREFKAHIADLECNSSLKMKKVTGYELVRLLRKEFNPKTFYKREFAKYNDEVSISKQVIYNSPKLSFEGISREGVKTRAISLKMAPSFAYAGSTASFLELDFPFKISISFSFPEKDKIKKFYDVKEFLLDKTQTAKGRRQLKEIREAQEKLAHDDRVLYMTYTVIIEGETDDELDEKERKVANVFNNKLESEVISDKDIGLGLYFNSLPLCYTPEADLSASRFIRILKSDAIKFLPIFDSFRGYEKGLQLYTSRENNLALFSLILNEISNHTVVIADSGSGKSSFIIDCVQALKRLEPEPLIFAIEKKASHKIIGKYFDADMTIFDPNEEIPFSPFRGVYDEGKISFLTQLLITAIKLTSPNFVVESEHIAAITKSLKLAYKSAQNQRGLEFLDGELVESSNDENVEISVDGFISELSGLTSLKEFEKLEDKIEEVLNKLKPFYGDGLYSKYFKSCKSSIANKDTRYFVYDLDSLDSDPVLQTLMTMSVMEEIRQTIKLPENKGRGGFVIIEELGMLGRTNSEASKFIIDAAETFRKLGVFLIGLTPRPQNYFEIEAGKAMWQVADNYIFMKMSPDNVEYLKSKSSLLDEANTQIIKSLDTVKDKYAEVFYVNKNKSNQGAFRFWLTPFKKWLAPTNMKDMEKVEDAFVKCRGDKWEVMRLLTKDIPSYFENLLGQEVKA; encoded by the coding sequence ATGAGTAGTAGCATAGTAAACTCTGCCTTGTCGGGAAAGACAATTTTTACCGAAGCATTATTTAGCCGTCCTGAATCTCTATCGAAATACCTTCCCTATGACGAGTTCATTAAAGATGAGAATTTATTTTTAATGAAAGATGGATCATTAGGGGCAGTCTATAAAGTAAGACTAGTTGAGCATGAGCCTTTAGTTGTCTCCAAAATTGTTGATTCGGTTAGTAGATTGAAGACTTGGCTTGGGCTTCCTAGCTCTTACACCCTTCAACTCTTATTTGACCAGAGAATAATTGGGCCGTTGGATAATAGATGGAACGAGTTACTAAACGACGATAAAGGTCATGTCGTTTCAAAATTACTTCATAAAGAAGCTGTTGAAAGAACACGAAAAAGTTCACCTTATGAAAGAGTGCTTTATTTAGCGATTAGAAACTGCTCAGTAGATAATAAAAGTTTTGTTTCAAACTTTTTTAAAAAGGGAGAAGCCCTACTTTTTGATGAAACAAAATCTTTTATAAAAAGACTCAGAGAGTTCAAAGCGCATATTGCTGACTTGGAATGCAACTCATCTTTAAAAATGAAAAAAGTAACAGGGTATGAATTGGTTCGATTGTTGAGAAAAGAATTTAATCCTAAGACATTTTATAAAAGGGAATTTGCAAAATATAACGATGAAGTATCAATTTCAAAGCAAGTTATATACAACTCACCGAAACTTTCTTTTGAAGGAATTTCAAGAGAAGGAGTAAAGACAAGAGCAATATCACTAAAGATGGCTCCTAGTTTTGCCTATGCAGGAAGTACCGCTAGTTTTCTGGAACTAGATTTTCCTTTTAAGATTTCTATTTCGTTTAGTTTTCCAGAAAAAGATAAAATTAAAAAGTTCTACGATGTAAAAGAATTTCTACTTGATAAAACACAAACAGCTAAAGGGAGAAGGCAGTTAAAAGAAATTAGAGAGGCTCAAGAAAAATTGGCTCACGATGATAGAGTTCTTTATATGACTTATACCGTTATCATTGAAGGTGAAACGGATGATGAGCTTGATGAAAAAGAACGTAAGGTCGCAAATGTTTTCAACAATAAACTAGAGTCAGAAGTTATTTCAGATAAAGATATTGGATTAGGATTGTATTTCAATTCTTTACCATTGTGTTATACACCTGAAGCTGATTTGTCTGCATCACGGTTTATTAGAATTTTAAAATCAGATGCTATCAAGTTTTTGCCTATATTTGATAGTTTTAGAGGTTATGAAAAAGGTCTTCAGCTTTATACTTCAAGAGAGAATAACCTGGCCTTGTTTAGCCTTATATTAAATGAAATTTCCAATCATACCGTAGTTATTGCTGATTCGGGTTCTGGAAAATCCTCGTTTATTATTGATTGTGTTCAGGCATTAAAAAGACTTGAACCAGAACCACTAATATTTGCAATTGAAAAGAAAGCATCTCATAAGATTATTGGTAAGTATTTCGATGCTGATATGACTATCTTTGATCCTAATGAAGAAATTCCTTTTTCACCATTTCGAGGCGTATATGATGAGGGAAAAATTTCGTTTCTAACTCAACTTCTGATTACAGCAATCAAATTAACTAGTCCGAACTTTGTTGTTGAAAGTGAGCATATTGCAGCAATTACTAAATCACTTAAATTGGCATACAAGAGTGCTCAGAATCAAAGAGGTTTAGAGTTTTTGGATGGGGAACTTGTTGAAAGTAGTAATGATGAAAATGTAGAAATTTCTGTAGATGGTTTTATCTCAGAATTATCAGGTTTAACGAGTTTAAAAGAGTTTGAAAAGCTTGAAGATAAAATTGAGGAAGTTTTAAACAAGTTAAAACCATTTTACGGTGATGGTTTATATTCTAAGTATTTTAAAAGCTGTAAATCATCAATTGCAAATAAAGATACTCGCTATTTTGTCTATGATCTTGATTCTTTAGATTCTGACCCTGTACTTCAAACCTTAATGACAATGTCTGTAATGGAGGAAATTCGTCAAACTATCAAACTTCCAGAGAATAAGGGGAGGGGCGGTTTTGTAATTATTGAAGAGCTTGGGATGCTTGGAAGAACGAACTCAGAGGCCTCGAAATTTATCATTGATGCAGCAGAAACCTTCAGGAAACTTGGTGTATTTCTTATTGGATTAACCCCCAGGCCACAGAACTACTTTGAAATCGAGGCAGGGAAAGCCATGTGGCAAGTTGCTGACAATTATATCTTTATGAAAATGAGTCCTGATAATGTTGAATACTTGAAGAGTAAGTCAAGTTTGCTTGATGAAGCAAATACGCAAATCATAAAGTCTTTGGATACAGTCAAAGACAAATATGCTGAAGTTTTTTATGTAAATAAAAACAAGTCAAATCAGGGGGCTTTTAGATTTTGGCTTACTCCTTTTAAGAAATGGTTAGCACCAACAAATATGAAAGACATGGAAAAGGTTGAAGATGCTTTTGTAAAGTGTCGTGGCGATAAATGGGAAGTTATGAGGCTTTTAACGAAAGATATTCCGTCGTACTTTGAAAACTTGTTAGGCCAGGAGGTGAAAGCTTGA
- a CDS encoding DNA translocase FtsK, with protein sequence MQKIDVKSSTTEWSGSIDRAFSEIFQLFGQAIFGIGVGLGELIRFAFQRTLTAFLAVSSYCLYVYLFVKDNIHLKLFLALDKDAFFWLRNKGLFNGDNLYQFLLVSSVVLLLACATFGFRWMYLRARDEKIFKLARLKNSEDKFPRVLSRIRIDNDSVKMRIDPKGLGVTDFESKKDQLEGLFKLGVIEEIKRVKNDQSKIEILFSKAELPRMIRFSDLETSQVSKDHFVVGMSKNGVITQNIAELPHMLIAGMTGSGKSVFFKQVLLSLLGSTPKLKMYLIDLKGGLEMTDFKDSDRVEIISNVKDAVDVLEKVKEEMEDRFEHLKSIEKKTIVPERDGMPRIILGIDECSVLYMKKNKGSSDYHNKVRAREITDDIAKLSRAAGIHLVLATQKVTKETIDTSIQDNIAAKVCFKMSGNNASVLVLGNKRAEELPQIRGRAIWHYGQDFIQFQAPFIEEKEIIEFCKGDKTKQKTKVLKKKKTRGENIEKDEESLVGELDEVKEGGTIEE encoded by the coding sequence TTGCAAAAAATTGATGTGAAGTCTAGTACAACAGAATGGTCAGGAAGCATTGATAGGGCTTTTAGTGAAATCTTTCAACTTTTTGGACAAGCAATATTTGGTATTGGGGTAGGACTTGGAGAACTTATTAGATTTGCTTTTCAGAGGACTTTAACTGCCTTTCTAGCTGTGTCTAGTTACTGCTTGTATGTTTACTTATTCGTAAAAGATAACATTCATTTAAAGCTATTCCTGGCCTTGGATAAGGATGCCTTCTTTTGGTTGAGGAACAAAGGGCTATTCAATGGTGATAATTTATATCAATTTTTACTAGTATCAAGTGTTGTTTTACTACTTGCTTGTGCCACTTTTGGTTTTCGTTGGATGTATCTCAGGGCCAGGGATGAGAAAATATTTAAGCTGGCCAGGCTAAAGAATTCTGAAGATAAATTCCCAAGAGTATTGAGTCGTATTCGTATTGATAATGATTCAGTTAAAATGCGAATTGACCCAAAAGGCTTAGGTGTTACAGATTTTGAATCAAAAAAAGATCAATTGGAGGGATTATTTAAGCTTGGAGTAATAGAGGAAATAAAGAGGGTTAAGAATGACCAATCTAAAATAGAAATTCTCTTTTCTAAGGCAGAATTGCCAAGAATGATTAGATTCTCCGACCTTGAAACAAGTCAGGTTTCTAAAGATCACTTCGTTGTTGGAATGTCCAAAAATGGAGTAATAACTCAAAATATTGCAGAATTACCACACATGCTAATTGCAGGAATGACAGGCTCAGGGAAGAGTGTCTTTTTCAAGCAAGTTCTTTTGTCCTTATTAGGGTCAACACCCAAACTAAAAATGTATCTTATTGACTTAAAGGGAGGCCTTGAAATGACGGATTTCAAAGACTCCGACAGGGTTGAAATCATTTCTAATGTTAAAGATGCGGTGGACGTTTTAGAGAAGGTAAAAGAAGAAATGGAAGATCGCTTTGAGCATCTAAAATCTATTGAAAAGAAAACGATAGTTCCTGAAAGAGATGGAATGCCACGAATTATTCTAGGAATTGATGAGTGTAGTGTCCTCTATATGAAAAAGAATAAAGGAAGTAGTGATTACCATAATAAGGTCAGAGCAAGAGAAATTACTGATGATATTGCCAAACTCTCTCGTGCAGCAGGAATCCACCTTGTTTTAGCAACTCAAAAGGTAACTAAGGAAACAATTGATACCAGTATTCAAGACAATATTGCTGCAAAGGTATGTTTTAAGATGAGTGGTAATAATGCATCTGTACTCGTCTTAGGTAACAAAAGAGCTGAAGAGCTTCCACAAATCAGGGGAAGAGCTATTTGGCATTACGGCCAAGACTTTATTCAATTTCAAGCACCATTTATCGAAGAAAAAGAGATTATTGAATTTTGTAAGGGAGATAAAACGAAACAAAAAACTAAGGTGTTAAAAAAGAAAAAAACAAGAGGTGAAAACATTGAGAAAGATGAAGAGTCACTTGTTGGCGAACTGGATGAAGTAAAAGAAGGAGGAACGATTGAAGAATAA
- a CDS encoding helix-turn-helix domain-containing protein codes for MSNRKDFDNMDNENIGKSERFQKYSDSFFDNLIWLTSEEAAFYIRKSVGALRTMVSRGQIKCKKWRRRLYFRKDDLDRLLENSTEIVGGLYGS; via the coding sequence ATGTCAAACAGAAAGGATTTTGATAATATGGACAACGAGAATATTGGAAAGTCAGAGCGTTTTCAAAAATACTCTGACTCGTTCTTTGACAATTTAATATGGTTAACGAGTGAAGAAGCTGCCTTTTACATTCGAAAATCAGTCGGTGCTTTAAGAACTATGGTCTCTAGGGGCCAAATCAAATGTAAAAAATGGCGACGACGATTGTATTTTCGAAAAGACGACCTTGATAGGCTGCTTGAGAATTCTACAGAAATTGTAGGAGGTCTCTATGGCAGTTAA
- a CDS encoding site-specific integrase produces MAVNEYQENDQTFYRVYVNVRSKKDPGLRVQKTLYKLKSKRQAEREEKRLIKEALEEINDIECRGLLWGAVVRKWEEYEKENTFSRLSDETVKDYLALLRNWSGKWMKVPANQIGIADAREVLRKMEDEGKSYKVMKTFRNVVHRIYLWGLEERLILGVNKTPMDGLSLTKKTEDKLPEILTREQIKTLLYEAKKQDHPWYPVWAFAILTGMRNGELYALKWSKVDFENEIMRVDESYNTKTRTTKSTKAGYWRNVPISSELKELLIILQNKTGETDFVLPRHWQWDRGMQASILRSFCKDINIPSIKFHTLRACFATHLLSDGVSTHKVMAAGGWRETKTMDIYSRLSGVDVKGATESLKVLPKNLNDEENVVQLFSSDQ; encoded by the coding sequence ATGGCAGTTAATGAATATCAAGAAAACGACCAAACCTTTTATCGGGTTTACGTCAACGTAAGAAGTAAAAAAGACCCAGGCCTACGAGTGCAAAAAACACTTTATAAGCTGAAGTCAAAAAGGCAAGCGGAACGAGAAGAGAAGCGTCTCATTAAAGAGGCCCTAGAAGAAATCAACGACATTGAATGTCGTGGTCTATTGTGGGGTGCTGTCGTGAGAAAGTGGGAAGAGTACGAAAAGGAGAATACCTTTTCGAGACTTTCAGACGAGACGGTCAAAGACTATCTTGCCCTGTTAAGAAATTGGTCTGGTAAGTGGATGAAAGTTCCTGCTAACCAAATCGGAATTGCAGATGCAAGAGAAGTTCTAAGGAAGATGGAAGACGAAGGAAAATCATACAAAGTTATGAAAACCTTCAGAAACGTAGTTCATAGAATTTATCTTTGGGGGCTTGAAGAAAGACTTATCCTTGGTGTTAACAAAACACCGATGGATGGTTTAAGTCTGACTAAGAAAACTGAAGACAAACTCCCCGAAATTTTAACACGAGAGCAGATAAAAACTCTTTTATATGAGGCAAAGAAACAAGATCATCCTTGGTATCCAGTTTGGGCTTTTGCAATCCTAACGGGTATGAGGAATGGTGAACTGTATGCATTGAAATGGTCAAAAGTTGATTTTGAAAATGAAATTATGAGAGTCGATGAATCTTATAATACAAAAACAAGAACAACCAAATCAACAAAAGCAGGATATTGGCGAAACGTACCAATATCTTCTGAGTTGAAAGAGCTTTTGATTATTTTACAAAACAAGACAGGCGAAACAGACTTTGTTTTACCTAGACATTGGCAATGGGATAGAGGAATGCAAGCAAGTATATTAAGGTCTTTTTGCAAAGATATTAATATACCTTCAATCAAATTCCATACTTTGAGAGCTTGTTTTGCAACGCATTTGTTATCTGATGGCGTGTCCACTCATAAGGTGATGGCCGCAGGAGGTTGGCGAGAAACTAAGACAATGGATATATACTCTCGATTGTCTGGTGTTGATGTAAAAGGGGCAACAGAAAGCCTCAAAGTTCTACCTAAAAATCTTAACGACGAAGAAAACGTCGTTCAACTTTTCTCTTCAGATCAGTAA
- a CDS encoding recombinase family protein — protein MRKVGIYCRVSTDEQAKNKEGSIKSQVQRLKLKIEEKNRYENNKWGKLVGIYKDEAYSGKNTDRPQYQKLLDDVRRNKIDTVIVTELSRLSRSVTDFLNFVQELEDLGADFICLQYDFDTTSPAGKVFMTIIMALAQFERELTAERIKNNFHARALRGLLNGGTPILGFDKHPTQSGSLVINKDEARIVKKMYQVFLESGQISEVLKYLKSKNIKNKAWTSKTGNNYGGKAFTHSTVYRLLTNPFYMGKREVNKENKELDQSTLKTTEKYHFVDASWEKIINEADFKKASKILEANKAVKHTATHDFILSGLLTCDECGQPLFGQSATGKTNKHYYYGHSKKSECKVKRYPAIELEQRIKKHLFSILNNQALKDDFISILKELSTNSAPEYKGELKAKKREEKLIQGQINKLIDVISSTDMAGSVDAIVKRLKDSEKELQNIQEQIAELEIKASNEEPQTINPDFVIENLKQLSSERFRKFKLQKKRLVAKSVIKSINISPDNLIQINVWTQENKNKDQRNTGDEKGVILPFLKAGRTLGLANTSRGGRSEKKAKKNAEIETLVTEGSSSIAVGGGRKNRTHVQLSSLVRLKSAFYLAKPSQRIFRIPLK, from the coding sequence ATGAGAAAAGTTGGAATTTATTGTCGTGTAAGTACAGATGAGCAAGCCAAGAATAAAGAAGGCTCAATTAAGTCTCAAGTACAACGACTAAAACTAAAAATTGAAGAGAAGAATAGATACGAGAATAATAAGTGGGGAAAACTTGTTGGTATTTATAAAGATGAAGCATATTCTGGAAAAAATACCGATAGGCCTCAGTACCAAAAACTCCTTGATGATGTAAGAAGAAATAAAATTGATACTGTTATCGTTACCGAACTATCAAGGCTTAGCCGTTCAGTCACGGACTTTTTAAATTTCGTTCAAGAACTTGAAGATTTAGGAGCAGACTTTATCTGCTTACAATATGACTTCGATACAACTAGCCCTGCTGGAAAAGTCTTTATGACAATCATCATGGCACTAGCGCAATTTGAAAGAGAGCTTACGGCAGAACGTATCAAAAATAATTTCCACGCTAGAGCATTAAGGGGTCTTCTAAATGGTGGGACACCTATTCTAGGATTTGATAAACACCCTACTCAATCAGGCTCTTTAGTTATTAACAAAGATGAAGCCAGAATTGTAAAAAAGATGTACCAAGTATTCTTAGAATCAGGACAAATCTCTGAGGTTCTAAAATACTTAAAGAGTAAGAATATCAAAAATAAAGCATGGACTTCTAAAACTGGAAACAACTACGGAGGAAAAGCTTTTACTCATTCCACAGTTTATAGACTTCTTACGAATCCGTTTTACATGGGAAAAAGAGAAGTAAATAAGGAAAACAAAGAACTAGATCAATCTACATTGAAAACTACAGAAAAATACCACTTCGTTGATGCCTCTTGGGAAAAAATTATTAATGAGGCTGATTTCAAAAAAGCTTCAAAGATATTAGAGGCAAACAAAGCTGTAAAGCATACTGCAACACATGACTTTATCCTCTCTGGACTACTTACCTGTGATGAATGTGGACAGCCCTTATTTGGCCAATCAGCCACAGGAAAAACAAACAAGCATTACTATTATGGCCACAGCAAAAAATCAGAATGCAAGGTTAAGCGATACCCTGCAATTGAATTAGAGCAAAGAATTAAGAAGCACCTATTTAGTATTTTAAACAATCAAGCCCTTAAAGATGATTTCATTAGCATCTTAAAGGAACTCTCTACAAACTCAGCTCCTGAATATAAAGGGGAATTAAAAGCGAAAAAGAGAGAAGAAAAGCTAATACAGGGGCAGATTAACAAACTCATTGATGTTATTTCTAGTACAGATATGGCCGGTAGTGTTGATGCCATTGTTAAGAGGTTAAAAGACTCAGAGAAAGAGCTTCAAAATATTCAGGAACAAATTGCTGAGCTTGAAATCAAGGCATCCAATGAAGAACCTCAAACAATTAACCCAGACTTTGTTATCGAAAATCTTAAACAGCTTAGCTCTGAGAGATTTAGAAAATTTAAACTTCAAAAGAAGCGTCTAGTTGCCAAGAGCGTCATAAAGAGCATCAATATTAGCCCTGATAATTTGATTCAAATTAATGTTTGGACTCAGGAGAATAAGAATAAAGACCAGAGAAACACTGGTGATGAGAAAGGAGTCATACTCCCTTTTCTTAAAGCTGGAAGGACACTAGGCTTAGCTAATACGTCTCGTGGTGGAAGGTCTGAAAAAAAGGCAAAAAAAAATGCTGAGATCGAAACCCTTGTGACCGAGGGTTCGTCCAGCATTGCAGTTGGTGGAGGTCGGAAGAATCGAACCCACGTCCAATTATCTTCGTTAGTTAGGTTAAAAAGTGCATTTTACTTAGCCAAACCTAGCCAACGAATTTTCCGCATCCCCCTCAAGTGA
- a CDS encoding XRE family transcriptional regulator, with the protein MVDWDETDVPEIKEKLIKEILSEMDNQNLSQGEVGRMIGMDRKNVNKTLRGTERGVSINQLIRIANGIGLKVDLIIKNK; encoded by the coding sequence GTGGTTGATTGGGATGAGACAGATGTTCCAGAAATTAAAGAAAAACTGATTAAGGAAATACTTAGTGAGATGGACAATCAAAACTTATCCCAAGGTGAAGTTGGCCGAATGATCGGTATGGATAGAAAGAATGTAAATAAAACCCTTCGAGGTACTGAAAGAGGGGTTTCAATCAATCAATTGATAAGAATTGCCAATGGCATAGGACTTAAAGTTGATTTGATTATAAAAAATAAATAG
- a CDS encoding TrbI/VirB10 family protein, whose translation MAKQIISRSDLPSSEGSLPTGTNFIGKLISTIDTRDQKQFIKVLLPYGGSFKGKNKIPKDTILLGSVNYQGTGKKVYITFVKAIFPDGKEFEINAQALNPQDYSTGILGDYHGMATVRIATTLGLSMVSGMTDVLTEKQALGESGAVTPKATMKNAFYHGVSKVSEMEANRQAGELSNEKAYVTVDAGSDLIVSLIAPLKIKED comes from the coding sequence ATGGCAAAGCAGATAATTTCCAGAAGTGACCTTCCATCTTCAGAAGGCTCCCTTCCTACGGGAACAAACTTCATTGGAAAACTAATTAGCACCATTGATACTAGAGATCAAAAGCAATTCATAAAAGTTCTATTGCCCTATGGTGGTTCGTTTAAAGGTAAAAATAAAATTCCAAAAGACACAATTTTACTTGGAAGTGTGAATTACCAAGGAACTGGTAAGAAAGTTTATATTACTTTTGTAAAAGCAATCTTCCCTGATGGTAAAGAATTTGAAATTAATGCTCAAGCTTTAAACCCTCAAGATTATTCTACTGGAATACTCGGGGACTATCATGGAATGGCTACAGTAAGAATTGCAACAACTCTAGGGCTAAGCATGGTTTCAGGAATGACAGACGTATTAACAGAAAAACAAGCATTAGGCGAAAGCGGTGCTGTTACTCCTAAAGCAACTATGAAAAATGCCTTTTATCATGGCGTATCTAAAGTTTCTGAAATGGAAGCAAATAGACAAGCCGGTGAATTATCCAATGAAAAGGCATATGTCACTGTAGATGCTGGAAGTGACCTTATTGTTTCTCTAATCGCACCCTTAAAAATCAAAGAAGATTAA